Proteins found in one Nocardia brasiliensis ATCC 700358 genomic segment:
- the lysA gene encoding diaminopimelate decarboxylase — MSAHPAGPRHAEIPHAPSLPERPRDPQQMIDLPANVWPRNASRDSDGVVRLAGVPVHELAAEFGTPLFVVDEDDFRSRCRDMVRAFGPNARVHYASKAFLCGEIARWIRDEGLSLDVCSGGELAIALHAGFPAERIALHGNNKSATELEAAVTAGVGHVVVDSLIEIERLEAIAGRAGVVQDVLVRVTVGVEAHTHEYISTAHEDQKFGFSIAGGDAMEALARVFEADNLRLVGLHSHIGSQIFEIDGFEIAARRMLRLLHDAIEKFGVERTAQISTLDLGGGLGISYLPNDDPPPLDDFAAKVRDLVAAEAASIGLPEPKIAVEPGRAIAGPGTVTLYEVGTTKDVSLDGGLRRRYISVDGGMSDNIRPALYQADYDCRLVSRTSDAAAVVARVVGKHCESGDIVIRDTWMPEDVGPGDLVAVAATGAYCYSMSSRYNQLTRPAVVAVRDGQPRLILRRETVADLLSLEVESS; from the coding sequence GTGAGCGCGCATCCGGCCGGACCCCGACACGCTGAAATACCGCACGCACCGAGCTTGCCGGAGCGGCCGCGGGATCCGCAGCAGATGATCGATCTGCCCGCGAATGTGTGGCCGCGCAACGCGAGCCGTGATTCCGACGGCGTGGTGCGGCTCGCGGGGGTGCCCGTGCACGAATTGGCCGCCGAATTCGGCACGCCGCTGTTCGTGGTCGACGAGGACGATTTCCGTTCGCGCTGCCGCGATATGGTGCGCGCCTTCGGTCCGAATGCCCGGGTGCATTACGCGTCCAAGGCTTTCCTGTGCGGCGAGATCGCGCGCTGGATCCGGGACGAGGGCCTCTCGCTGGACGTGTGTTCCGGCGGCGAACTCGCGATCGCCCTGCACGCGGGGTTCCCGGCCGAGCGAATCGCCTTGCACGGCAACAACAAATCGGCCACCGAGCTCGAGGCCGCGGTGACCGCCGGGGTCGGCCACGTGGTGGTGGACTCGCTCATCGAGATCGAACGCCTCGAGGCGATCGCGGGCCGTGCCGGGGTGGTGCAGGACGTGCTCGTCCGGGTCACCGTCGGCGTGGAAGCCCATACCCACGAATACATTTCGACCGCGCACGAGGATCAGAAGTTCGGCTTCTCGATCGCCGGGGGCGACGCGATGGAGGCGCTGGCGCGCGTCTTCGAGGCGGACAACCTGCGCCTGGTCGGCCTGCACAGCCATATCGGATCGCAGATCTTCGAGATCGACGGTTTCGAGATCGCCGCGCGCCGCATGCTGCGCCTGCTGCACGACGCCATCGAGAAGTTCGGCGTCGAACGGACCGCGCAGATCTCTACGCTGGATCTCGGTGGCGGCCTTGGCATTTCGTACCTGCCGAACGACGACCCGCCGCCGCTGGACGATTTCGCCGCGAAGGTGCGCGACCTGGTCGCGGCCGAGGCCGCGAGCATCGGGCTGCCGGAGCCGAAGATCGCGGTCGAACCGGGCCGGGCCATCGCCGGACCGGGCACTGTCACGCTGTACGAGGTCGGCACCACCAAGGACGTGTCGCTCGACGGTGGCCTGCGCCGGCGCTACATCAGCGTCGACGGCGGCATGAGCGACAACATCCGCCCCGCGCTGTACCAGGCGGACTACGATTGCCGCCTGGTCTCGCGCACCTCCGATGCCGCGGCGGTGGTCGCGCGTGTGGTCGGAAAGCATTGTGAGAGTGGCGATATCGTCATCCGCGATACCTGGATGCCGGAGGACGTCGGCCCCGGCGATCTGGTCGCCGTCGCCGCGACCGGTGCGTACTGCTATTCGATGTCCAGCCGATACAACCAGCTGACCCGGCCCGCCGTGGTCGCGGTGCGTGACGGACAGCCGCGACTCATTCTGCGCCGGGAAACGGTGGCGGACTTGCTCAGCTTGGAGGTTGAATCATCATGA
- the thrB gene encoding homoserine kinase, with amino-acid sequence MSRTLPAGISVTARVPASTANLGPGFDSLGMALGMFDEIDVRTTDSGLSIRVEGEGADDVPWGPSHLVVRAIERGLEAAGVWADGLDVVCRNVIPHSRGLGSSASAVVGGLAAGCAIAAEFDSALTTSDDQLVQLASEFEGHPDNAAASVLGGIVVSWTETDRAADIGRDGVPVAEHHGRVYRAVRLDAHPTLRPVVLIPEERSATAHTRGLLPEVVPHGDAAFNVSRAALAVVALTQRPDLLMPATADRLHQAQRAPALPLTTTWISRLRAAGIAATVSGAGPTVLALGTSEFPAELRELAALDGLRVVEPGLADGVRID; translated from the coding sequence ATGAGCCGGACGCTGCCGGCGGGTATTTCGGTGACCGCGCGGGTGCCCGCGTCCACCGCGAACCTCGGTCCCGGATTCGACTCGCTCGGCATGGCGCTCGGCATGTTCGACGAGATCGACGTGCGCACTACCGATTCGGGGCTCAGCATCCGGGTCGAGGGCGAGGGTGCCGACGATGTGCCATGGGGCCCTTCGCATCTCGTGGTGCGGGCGATCGAGCGCGGACTGGAGGCCGCAGGCGTCTGGGCCGACGGCCTCGATGTGGTGTGCCGCAACGTGATTCCGCACTCGCGTGGCCTCGGCTCGTCCGCCTCCGCGGTGGTCGGCGGACTGGCCGCGGGGTGTGCCATCGCGGCGGAATTCGATTCGGCCCTGACCACCTCGGACGACCAATTGGTGCAGCTCGCATCGGAATTCGAGGGTCATCCGGACAACGCGGCGGCCAGCGTGCTCGGCGGCATCGTGGTGTCCTGGACCGAGACCGACCGGGCGGCCGATATCGGCCGGGACGGCGTGCCGGTGGCCGAACATCACGGCCGGGTCTACCGGGCCGTCCGGCTGGACGCGCACCCCACGCTGCGTCCGGTCGTGCTCATCCCCGAGGAACGTTCGGCGACCGCGCACACCCGGGGCTTGTTGCCCGAGGTGGTGCCGCACGGCGATGCCGCGTTCAACGTCAGCCGGGCCGCTCTGGCCGTGGTGGCGCTCACCCAGCGCCCCGACCTGCTGATGCCTGCCACGGCCGACCGGCTGCACCAGGCCCAGCGTGCACCGGCATTACCGCTGACCACCACCTGGATTTCCCGGCTGCGAGCGGCCGGTATCGCGGCCACCGTCTCCGGCGCCGGACCGACCGTCCTGGCCCTCGGGACCAGTGAATTCCCTGCCGAACTCCGTGAACTCGCGGCCCTGGACGGCCTGCGGGTGGTCGAGCCGGGACTGGCCGACGGAGTCCGGATCGACTGA
- a CDS encoding DUF305 domain-containing protein, translating into MTPTELERDTEPAAPGLGGQFQRQRTALLVLGVIGAIVLGVAIGALVRLPFTGSSEPDPSAVDVGFSQDMSAHHAQAVEMAGVVLVKSTDTDVRRLAYDIMTTQQSQVGRMQGWLQLWGKPAQSVDGYMGWMSGQPGGHGHSGGTTAMSGPMAAMPGMATPADLAALRQATGAELDTLFLQLMLRHHQGGLSMIQYAAEHADTTAVHTLADTMDKTQRGEAQLITTMLTARGAQPLPLN; encoded by the coding sequence GTGACGCCGACCGAGCTGGAACGCGACACCGAACCTGCCGCGCCCGGCCTCGGCGGCCAGTTCCAGCGGCAGCGGACCGCGCTGCTCGTGCTCGGCGTCATCGGCGCGATCGTGCTCGGCGTCGCCATCGGCGCCCTCGTCCGGCTGCCGTTCACCGGCTCGTCCGAGCCGGATCCGAGTGCTGTCGACGTCGGTTTCAGCCAGGACATGTCGGCTCATCACGCGCAGGCCGTCGAGATGGCCGGCGTCGTGCTGGTCAAATCGACCGACACCGATGTACGCCGCCTCGCCTACGACATCATGACCACCCAGCAGAGCCAGGTCGGCCGGATGCAGGGCTGGCTGCAGCTGTGGGGCAAGCCCGCGCAGAGCGTCGACGGCTACATGGGCTGGATGAGTGGGCAACCCGGCGGCCACGGCCACTCCGGCGGCACCACGGCCATGTCCGGTCCGATGGCGGCCATGCCCGGCATGGCCACGCCCGCGGACCTCGCGGCCTTGCGCCAGGCCACCGGCGCCGAACTCGACACCCTGTTCCTGCAACTCATGCTGCGCCATCACCAGGGTGGCCTGTCGATGATCCAGTACGCCGCCGAGCACGCCGACACCACCGCGGTGCACACCCTCGCCGACACCATGGACAAAACCCAGCGCGGCGAAGCCCAGCTCATCACCACCATGCTGACGGCCCGCGGCGCCCAACCCCTACCGCTGAACTGA
- a CDS encoding beta-ketoacyl synthase N-terminal-like domain-containing protein, which translates to MPGKNSARDRVVIAGLGTVTGYGWGREALWQGLLSGKHAARPQPGFGPDRDTDGWVARIPDGGDPELGSVYLRSVQESVREAVADARARGWQPGPTVGLLHAIVLGDTDEWHDFYVHDHGKRRSRDFLRLLPSTPNSNLMSEHGFHGPAMNVTAACSSANAALMTAQMWLAQGFVDDVVVVASDLSAIPDIVQPFVTLGAAVTDEDPLLACRPFQEGSRGFGFGEAATAFVVTEAADRPYAAVLGGAMTNDGYHVISVEPSHEQIFACVRQALTAARVDPAQVAYLNSHGSGTQQCDVAETALLATIFDDRPQVLATKPLTGHCQAASGGVEVAATIMGYEQGLMVSAPVVAAAHPRLVDGVIDHTGNGLTMKIALGMGGNNSALVLGPVD; encoded by the coding sequence ATGCCAGGCAAGAACTCTGCTCGAGATCGTGTGGTCATTGCGGGGCTGGGCACAGTCACCGGATATGGCTGGGGGCGTGAGGCGCTGTGGCAGGGACTGCTGAGCGGTAAACATGCGGCCCGGCCCCAGCCGGGGTTCGGTCCGGATCGGGACACCGACGGCTGGGTGGCCCGGATACCGGACGGCGGCGATCCGGAATTGGGTTCGGTGTACCTGCGGTCGGTGCAGGAGTCGGTCCGCGAGGCGGTGGCCGACGCCCGCGCACGGGGCTGGCAACCGGGCCCCACGGTGGGGCTGTTGCACGCGATCGTGCTCGGCGACACCGACGAGTGGCACGATTTCTACGTCCACGACCACGGCAAGCGCCGCTCGCGGGACTTCTTACGGTTGTTGCCTTCCACACCGAACTCCAACCTGATGAGCGAGCACGGTTTTCACGGTCCGGCGATGAACGTCACGGCCGCCTGCTCCTCGGCGAACGCCGCGCTCATGACCGCCCAGATGTGGTTGGCGCAGGGCTTCGTCGACGACGTGGTGGTGGTCGCGAGCGACCTGAGCGCGATCCCGGACATCGTCCAGCCCTTCGTGACCTTGGGCGCGGCGGTCACCGACGAGGATCCGCTGCTGGCCTGCCGCCCGTTCCAGGAGGGCAGTCGCGGCTTCGGCTTCGGCGAGGCCGCTACGGCGTTCGTGGTGACCGAAGCGGCCGACCGGCCGTACGCGGCGGTGCTGGGTGGCGCCATGACCAACGACGGCTACCACGTGATCTCCGTGGAGCCCTCGCATGAGCAGATCTTCGCGTGCGTGCGGCAGGCACTGACGGCCGCACGGGTGGACCCGGCGCAGGTGGCCTACCTCAACAGCCACGGTTCCGGCACGCAGCAGTGCGATGTGGCCGAAACCGCTTTACTGGCAACCATTTTCGACGACCGCCCGCAGGTGCTGGCCACCAAGCCGCTGACCGGCCACTGCCAAGCGGCCTCCGGCGGAGTAGAGGTGGCAGCCACCATCATGGGCTACGAACAGGGCCTCATGGTGTCGGCCCCGGTCGTGGCCGCCGCCCACCCCCGATTAGTCGACGGCGTCATCGACCACACCGGCAACGGCCTCACCATGAAGATCGCCCTCGGCATGGGCGGCAACAACTCCGCCCTGGTGCTGGGCCCGGTCGACTGA
- a CDS encoding homoserine dehydrogenase has translation MTNSAQLVWGRDQPIGVAVLGMGNVGTEVVRILREHSEDLRSRVGAPVVLRGVAVRDLATDRGIPAALLTTDADALVARDDVDLVVEVIGGIDPPRRLILAALNAGKSVVTANKALLADYTGELAAAAERNRADLYFEAAVAGAIPVVRPLIQSLAGDRVNRVVGIVNGTTNFILSAMDETGADYADTLAEATRLGYAEADPTADVEGFDAAAKAAILASLAFHTRVTAADVYREGISKISSEDLETASALNCTVKLLAICERVAAGPGEPSPEEGGKERVSVRVYPALVPRKHPLAAVSGAFNAVVVEAENAGRLMFYGQGAGGAPTASAVLGDLVMAARNKFYGGRAPGESVYAELPIAPIGDTPTRYHVNLQVEDRPGVLAAVAGEFAKHGVSISTVRQEGHGTGARLVVVTHHALESALADTVAALAEMESVTSITSVLRLEGTEE, from the coding sequence ATGACGAATTCGGCTCAATTGGTATGGGGGAGAGACCAGCCCATCGGTGTCGCGGTGCTGGGCATGGGCAATGTCGGCACCGAGGTGGTGCGGATTCTGCGGGAGCATTCCGAGGATCTGCGTTCCCGCGTCGGCGCGCCCGTCGTGCTGCGCGGCGTCGCCGTCCGTGATCTGGCGACCGATCGCGGCATCCCGGCCGCGCTGCTGACCACCGACGCCGACGCGCTCGTCGCGCGCGACGACGTCGACCTGGTGGTCGAGGTCATCGGCGGTATCGACCCGCCGCGCCGGCTGATCCTGGCGGCCTTGAACGCGGGTAAATCCGTGGTGACCGCGAACAAGGCGCTGCTGGCCGACTACACCGGCGAACTCGCCGCCGCCGCCGAACGCAACCGCGCCGACCTGTATTTCGAGGCCGCGGTCGCCGGGGCCATCCCGGTGGTCCGCCCGCTCATCCAGTCGCTGGCCGGTGACCGGGTGAACCGGGTCGTCGGCATCGTCAACGGCACCACCAACTTCATCCTCTCCGCGATGGACGAGACCGGCGCGGATTACGCCGACACCCTGGCCGAGGCCACCCGCCTCGGTTACGCGGAGGCGGACCCGACCGCCGACGTGGAGGGTTTCGACGCCGCGGCCAAGGCCGCGATCCTCGCCTCGCTCGCCTTCCACACCCGGGTCACCGCCGCCGACGTGTACCGCGAGGGCATCTCCAAGATCAGTTCCGAGGATCTGGAGACCGCGTCCGCGCTGAACTGCACGGTGAAGCTGCTCGCCATCTGCGAGCGGGTCGCCGCCGGTCCGGGCGAGCCGAGCCCCGAGGAGGGCGGCAAGGAGCGGGTCTCGGTGCGCGTCTACCCGGCGCTGGTGCCGCGCAAGCATCCGTTAGCAGCCGTGAGCGGGGCCTTCAATGCGGTGGTCGTCGAGGCGGAGAACGCGGGCAGGTTGATGTTCTACGGCCAGGGCGCGGGCGGCGCACCGACGGCCTCCGCCGTGCTGGGAGATCTGGTGATGGCCGCGCGCAACAAGTTCTACGGTGGCCGTGCGCCGGGCGAATCGGTTTATGCTGAGCTACCGATCGCACCGATCGGCGATACACCCACCCGCTACCACGTGAACCTGCAGGTGGAAGACCGTCCCGGGGTCCTGGCCGCGGTGGCGGGCGAATTCGCCAAGCACGGGGTGAGCATCTCGACCGTCCGCCAAGAGGGGCACGGCACGGGAGCCCGCCTGGTCGTGGTCACCCACCACGCGTTGGAATCGGCGCTCGCGGACACCGTCGCCGCCCTGGCGGAGATGGAATCCGTCACATCCATCACCAGCGTTCTCAGATTGGAAGGCACCGAAGAATGA
- the argS gene encoding arginine--tRNA ligase, with translation MTPADLADLLRTTAAKVLVERGLDPAVLPDEVTVERPRNPEHGDYATNVAMKVAKKAGTNPRDLATWLAEALTAADGVEVAEVAGPGFLNIRLAASAQGAIVEQVLAAGAAYGTAETLQGTRINLEFVSANPTGPVHLGGTRWASVGDALGRILAAQGAEVVREYYFNDHGAQIDRFARSLVAAATGEPTPADGYAGVYIGEIAGTIVAAHPDAVALPEAERLELFRAEGVELMFAQIRQSLHEFGTDFDVYFNESSLFASGAVEQAVATLKNSGDLYEKDGAWWIASTEYGDDQDRVVIKSDGNPAYIAGDIAYFQNKRSRGFDLCIYMLGADHHGYIGRLKAAAAAFGDDPATVEVLIGQMVNLLKDGVAVKMSKRAGTVVTLEDLVEAIGVDAARYSLVRSSVNSSIDIDLTLWTSQSSENPVYYVQYAHARTASIARNAAEFDYDQVTADLALLTADEEGELIRTLGEYPRVVSSAASLREPHRVARYLEELAGTYHRFQTNKNLRVLPLGDEPVSPTNAARLVLVNATRQVLANGLALLGVSAPERM, from the coding sequence GTGACTCCAGCTGACCTTGCAGATCTCCTTCGCACCACCGCGGCGAAGGTGCTCGTCGAACGTGGGCTCGATCCCGCGGTCCTGCCCGACGAGGTCACTGTCGAGCGTCCCCGCAACCCGGAACACGGTGACTATGCCACGAATGTGGCGATGAAGGTGGCAAAGAAGGCAGGTACGAATCCGCGCGATCTGGCGACCTGGCTGGCCGAGGCGTTGACCGCCGCGGACGGTGTCGAGGTGGCCGAGGTCGCCGGGCCCGGCTTCCTCAATATCCGGCTGGCCGCGTCGGCGCAGGGCGCGATCGTCGAGCAGGTGCTGGCCGCGGGCGCGGCGTACGGCACCGCCGAGACCTTGCAGGGCACCCGGATCAACCTGGAGTTCGTCTCGGCCAACCCGACCGGGCCCGTGCACCTCGGTGGTACCCGGTGGGCGTCGGTCGGCGACGCGCTCGGCCGGATCTTGGCGGCGCAGGGCGCGGAGGTGGTACGCGAGTACTACTTCAACGATCACGGCGCACAGATCGACCGGTTCGCCCGGTCGCTGGTCGCGGCGGCCACCGGCGAGCCCACCCCGGCGGACGGTTACGCGGGCGTCTACATCGGCGAGATCGCGGGCACGATCGTCGCCGCCCACCCGGACGCCGTCGCGCTGCCCGAGGCCGAACGACTCGAACTGTTCCGCGCCGAAGGCGTCGAGCTGATGTTCGCGCAGATCAGGCAGTCGCTGCACGAGTTCGGCACCGACTTCGACGTGTACTTCAACGAGAGTTCGCTGTTCGCGTCCGGCGCGGTCGAGCAGGCCGTCGCGACGCTGAAGAATTCCGGCGACCTGTACGAGAAGGACGGCGCCTGGTGGATCGCGAGTACGGAATACGGCGACGATCAGGATCGTGTCGTCATCAAGAGCGACGGTAATCCGGCCTATATCGCGGGCGATATCGCGTACTTCCAGAACAAGCGGTCGCGTGGATTCGATCTGTGCATTTATATGCTCGGCGCCGACCATCACGGGTATATCGGACGGTTGAAGGCGGCCGCGGCCGCCTTCGGTGACGATCCGGCGACCGTCGAGGTGCTGATCGGGCAGATGGTGAATCTGCTCAAAGACGGTGTCGCGGTGAAGATGAGCAAGCGCGCGGGCACCGTGGTCACGCTGGAAGATCTGGTCGAGGCGATCGGCGTCGACGCTGCGCGGTATTCGCTGGTGCGTTCCTCGGTGAATTCCAGCATCGATATCGATCTGACCCTCTGGACCAGCCAGAGCAGCGAAAACCCGGTCTACTACGTGCAATACGCGCACGCGCGGACCGCGTCGATCGCGCGCAATGCCGCCGAATTCGACTACGACCAGGTCACCGCGGATCTCGCGTTGCTGACCGCGGACGAAGAAGGCGAACTCATTCGCACCCTCGGCGAATACCCGCGCGTGGTGAGCAGCGCGGCGAGCCTGCGGGAACCGCACCGGGTCGCCCGCTACCTGGAGGAGCTGGCCGGCACCTACCACCGCTTCCAGACCAACAAGAACCTGCGCGTGCTCCCGCTCGGCGACGAGCCGGTGAGCCCGACCAACGCCGCCCGCCTGGTGCTGGTCAATGCGACCCGCCAGGTGCTGGCGAACGGCTTGGCGCTGCTAGGCGTGAGCGCACCGGAGCGGATGTGA
- a CDS encoding DUF3105 domain-containing protein produces MPSSPSAKSAKATKAGAKLSASRKGGGRGQLPENNRQIPWLAIGAAVVIIALIGALAYSLVPKYQEKAALDKYTPSADRKDPSESISGVVKKEYPAGLHIGPTQRVAYDQSPAFGGPHDASWATCTGIVYDKPIRMENAVHSLEHGAVWITYNPDKVDAAGRDLLASKVQGKPYSLMSPYPGLDTPISLQSWGHQLKLDKADDQRVGQFITALRLNAYTYPEVGADCSTIAFDTDNPPPFDPTPPGPDAVPMDGKGLQPDPSEMPGGIPGVPGLPGVPGLPGAPLPGQPGRPQPAPVPGQQAPVQQ; encoded by the coding sequence ATGCCGAGCAGTCCCAGCGCCAAATCGGCCAAGGCCACCAAAGCCGGCGCGAAGTTGTCGGCCTCCCGTAAAGGGGGCGGCCGGGGTCAACTTCCCGAGAACAATCGTCAGATTCCCTGGTTGGCCATCGGCGCGGCCGTAGTCATCATCGCATTGATCGGTGCCCTCGCCTACAGCCTGGTACCGAAGTACCAGGAGAAGGCCGCGCTGGACAAGTACACGCCCAGCGCCGACCGGAAGGACCCGTCCGAGTCGATCTCCGGTGTGGTCAAGAAGGAGTATCCGGCCGGTCTGCACATCGGCCCGACCCAGCGGGTCGCCTACGACCAGAGCCCCGCGTTCGGCGGACCGCACGACGCGTCCTGGGCGACCTGCACCGGCATCGTGTACGACAAGCCGATCCGGATGGAGAACGCGGTGCACTCGCTCGAGCACGGCGCGGTCTGGATCACCTACAACCCGGACAAGGTGGACGCCGCGGGCCGCGACCTGCTGGCGAGCAAGGTGCAGGGCAAGCCGTACTCGCTCATGTCGCCGTATCCCGGTCTGGACACCCCGATCTCGTTGCAGTCCTGGGGCCATCAGCTGAAGCTGGACAAGGCCGACGATCAGCGCGTCGGCCAGTTCATCACCGCCCTGCGGCTCAACGCCTACACCTACCCCGAGGTCGGCGCGGACTGCTCGACCATCGCCTTCGACACCGACAACCCGCCGCCGTTCGACCCGACCCCGCCCGGACCGGACGCGGTGCCGATGGACGGCAAGGGACTGCAGCCGGATCCGTCCGAGATGCCCGGCGGCATCCCCGGCGTGCCGGGTCTGCCGGGCGTGCCCGGGCTGCCCGGTGCGCCGCTGCCCGGCCAGCCCGGCCGGCCGCAGCCCGCGCCGGTCCCCGGCCAGCAGGCGCCGGTGCAGCAGTGA
- the thrC gene encoding threonine synthase: MHSRWPGLIAAYRDRIAGARDWEPVTLLEGGTPLVPAPHLSELTGCEVYLKVEGLNPTGSFKDRGMTVAITDAKYQGQKAVLCASTGNTSASAAAYATRADMTCAVLIPQGKIAMGKLAQAVMLGAKIIQVDGNFDDCLELARKVTSDFPSIGLVNSVNPARIEGQKTASFEICDVLGRAPDVHALPVGNAGNITAYWRGYREYYADGITTQLPRMLGVQAAGAAPLVHGAPVSDPETIATAIRIGAPASWNAAVAAKEESGGAFRAATDEEILAAYRLVAATEGVFVEPASAASVAGLLAARTEGWLDSGLTVVCTVTGNGLKDPDTALLGMPQVQAIPVDPVAVAAELELA; this comes from the coding sequence GTGCATTCTCGTTGGCCGGGGTTGATCGCGGCCTATCGCGACCGGATCGCCGGTGCGCGGGACTGGGAGCCGGTCACCCTGCTCGAGGGCGGTACGCCGCTGGTGCCCGCACCGCATCTGTCCGAGCTGACCGGGTGTGAGGTATATCTCAAGGTCGAGGGCCTGAATCCGACCGGCTCGTTCAAGGACCGCGGTATGACCGTGGCCATCACCGACGCGAAGTACCAGGGCCAGAAGGCGGTGCTCTGCGCCTCCACCGGCAATACCTCGGCATCCGCCGCGGCCTACGCCACCCGCGCGGACATGACCTGTGCGGTGCTCATCCCGCAGGGCAAGATCGCGATGGGCAAGCTGGCCCAGGCGGTCATGCTGGGCGCGAAGATCATCCAGGTGGACGGCAACTTCGACGACTGCCTCGAACTCGCGCGCAAGGTGACCTCCGATTTCCCGAGCATCGGCCTGGTGAACTCGGTGAACCCGGCCCGCATCGAGGGGCAGAAGACCGCCTCGTTCGAGATCTGCGACGTGCTGGGCCGCGCGCCCGACGTACACGCGCTGCCGGTCGGAAATGCGGGCAATATCACGGCCTACTGGCGGGGCTATCGCGAGTACTACGCCGACGGCATCACCACGCAGCTGCCGCGCATGCTCGGCGTGCAGGCCGCGGGCGCCGCACCGCTGGTGCACGGCGCCCCGGTGAGCGACCCGGAGACCATCGCGACGGCCATCCGGATCGGTGCGCCGGCGTCGTGGAACGCCGCGGTCGCGGCCAAGGAGGAGTCCGGTGGGGCCTTCCGCGCCGCCACCGACGAGGAGATCCTCGCGGCGTACCGGCTGGTCGCGGCGACCGAGGGCGTGTTCGTCGAACCCGCGTCGGCCGCGAGCGTCGCGGGTCTGCTCGCCGCGCGCACCGAGGGTTGGCTGGATTCCGGCCTCACCGTCGTGTGCACCGTGACCGGTAACGGACTCAAGGATCCCGACACCGCCCTGCTGGGAATGCCGCAGGTGCAGGCGATTCCGGTGGACCCGGTCGCGGTCGCCGCCGAGCTAGAGCTGGCCTGA